The genomic window TTGTGGCGCCTTCGGGCGGGGACTTCGCCACGATCGCGGCGGGCGTCGGCGCCGCCCAGGCCGGCGACACCGTCACCGTGCGTGCCGGGATCTACAACGGGGCCGTCTCGTTCGGCCGCAGCGGCTCGGCCGCCGCCTTCATCACGCTGCGGGGCGATCCCGGAGCGATTCTCGACGGCACCGGTGGTCCCGGACAGGGGATCACGATCAGCAGCAGAAATTACATCCGGGTCACCGGGATGACGGTGCGGAACTTCATGGGCAGCGGCACGCCCATGGGGATCAGCGTGGATGGAAGCTCGAGCTTCATCGAGCTCCGCAACAACCTCATCCACAACATCGAAAGTCCCAACGACAACGCCCACGGCATCGCCTTCTACGGCACCGCGGCCACCCCCATGACCAACATCGTCGTGGAAGGCAACGAGATCCGGAACTGCCGCCTGGGCCAAAGCGAATCATTGGTGCTGAACGGCAATGTCACCGGGTTCACCGTGGCCAAGAACCTCGTCCACGACAACGACAACATCGGGATCGACTTCATCGGATTTGAGAGCACGGGGCCCGCTGGCCAGGACCAGGCCCGCAATGGCATCTGCGTGGAGAACGTGGTCTACAACATCAGCTCCGCCACAAACCCCACGTACTTCGGGGATAGATCCGCCGACGGCATCTACGTGGACGGCGGCCGCGACATCGTCATCGAGCGCAACAAGGTCGACAACTGCGACATCGGCGTCGAGGTCGCGAGCGAGCACCTCGGCAAAACGACCAGCAACATCACCGTGCGCAACAATTTCATCTCGCGCGGCTACCAGGGCAACGTCCTCATGGGAGGTTACGACGCGAGCCGAGGCAACGCGCAGAACGTGGTCGTGGTCAACAACACCACCTATCAAGGCACCGGCGGTGAGATCGTGCTGCAGTACAACTGCGACGGGATCACCATCAAGAACAACATCCTCGACGCCAAGGCCGGCCAGCCTTACATCTTCAACGGCGGAGGCAACAACACCAACGTCACGGTGGGGAATAACGTATATTTCGGCGCCAGCAGCACGTCGCCGGGGTCCTACCCGGACGCGAGCGCGCGGTTCGTGAATCCTCTCCTGGTCACCCCACTCACCGATCTACACCTGCAGGCGGGTTCGCCCGCCATCGACGCGGGAATCAACCTGGGTAACGATGCCCAGGGCCAGCCCCTTTCAGGCGTCTCGAGCATTGATGGAACCCCGCGCGTCCATGGAAGCGCCATCGATATCGGCGCCGACGAGTTTGGCGCGGTGGCGGCAGTGGGCGGGTCGAATTCTCCGCCCTCCCCGAATCTAATGGCCCATGCTCGGCCCAATCCCTTCAATCCGCTCACGACCATTGTCTACACCGTGGCGACGGAGGGTCGTGTTTCGCTCCGCATTTTCGACGCGTCAGGGAGGCTCGTTCGAACCCTGGCGGATGTGATCCGCCGGCCGGGGCAATTCACCGCCAGTTGGGACGGTAAGACAGATGGCGGCACCCCATCCGCCAGCGGTGCGTACTTTCTACAGGCGCGCTTCGCCGACGGGACCAAGGCACAACAGAAGGTCACCCTAGCGCGATAGAGCGGCGCTCTCTAATTCCCGGTTCCGGGCCGTCTACCCACGGAATGAGTGTCCTCACTGACGACAGCTGCGAGCCGGTGGAGGCGTATGTTCGATCGATTCCAGATCGTGATGGGCCTCGTGGCGGGAGGCGTGGTCCTGCTGGTCCTGCCCCTGTCCGCCCGCGCTTCCGAGCCCTCGCACGCGGCCGTCGTGCGTGTCGTTCTCACCGATGGCGACACGCTTCGTGCCGCGTCCGTTCGCCCTGCCCCGTTCGACATGGTCGCCGTCGAGATTCCCGATTCCAAGATCCGCTATCTCGCGTCGAACAAGGTCCGGGCCGTGCTGGATTCGCGGGGCGTCGATCGCACAGCTGCGGTGCTGGAGCACAGAGAGACCGTTCCATCCCCTTACGATCCGGAGCCGAACGGGCCTCCGGGCGAAGATCGGCCGATCCGGCGGCCCATACCCGCACTGACGTGGCGGGGACGCCCGCTCGCGGAGACCCGGTCCTTCATGATCACGGAATTCGGCGTGCTCGCGCGGATCGACGACTATCCCTACATCGGCGGCGACTCGCGCACCGCGATCTCGTTCGATCTGGGCTGGATGAAGAACATCTCCGAGCGCGGCGCGGTTGGGTTCAGCGGATATGCCCTGGTCTCCGATCCGACGACGAGGTTGGGCATTCGGGCGCGCTACCGGCGATGGCTCTCCCGGAAGACGTCGATCGACATTTCGCCTGGAGTGTTGCTCGGCGGAGAGGACAGCGGAATCGAGTACGACCCGCCGGGGTTCGTTTTGGGGGCCACGCTGAACGCGGGAGACCTCGTGGCCCTGACGGTCGACGCGGAGTATGCCAGGAACCTTGACCTCGTCCACGATACGCCCCCATTTCAGTGGGAGAAGCGGACCGACGTCGCATGGCGCGCCGGCGCCAAGCTCGGCTCGGGCCTCGGACTTCTGGGAGCCGCCGGTCTCTTCGGTCTCATCCTCGCCATCGGCCTGAGCGGCGGATTCGATTGACCGGTCCGTTCGTCCTAGGTTCAAACAAGGAGAGTGACCCATGCGGAAGATAATCGTGGGCGCCTTCGTTTCCATGGATGGCGTCATGCA from Candidatus Eisenbacteria bacterium includes these protein-coding regions:
- a CDS encoding DUF5123 domain-containing protein yields the protein MGLPIVVVHFLRRCRLATFLSVLFLPGIVSAREIIVAPSGGDFATIAAGVGAAQAGDTVTVRAGIYNGAVSFGRSGSAAAFITLRGDPGAILDGTGGPGQGITISSRNYIRVTGMTVRNFMGSGTPMGISVDGSSSFIELRNNLIHNIESPNDNAHGIAFYGTAATPMTNIVVEGNEIRNCRLGQSESLVLNGNVTGFTVAKNLVHDNDNIGIDFIGFESTGPAGQDQARNGICVENVVYNISSATNPTYFGDRSADGIYVDGGRDIVIERNKVDNCDIGVEVASEHLGKTTSNITVRNNFISRGYQGNVLMGGYDASRGNAQNVVVVNNTTYQGTGGEIVLQYNCDGITIKNNILDAKAGQPYIFNGGGNNTNVTVGNNVYFGASSTSPGSYPDASARFVNPLLVTPLTDLHLQAGSPAIDAGINLGNDAQGQPLSGVSSIDGTPRVHGSAIDIGADEFGAVAAVGGSNSPPSPNLMAHARPNPFNPLTTIVYTVATEGRVSLRIFDASGRLVRTLADVIRRPGQFTASWDGKTDGGTPSASGAYFLQARFADGTKAQQKVTLAR